A window of Rubricoccus marinus contains these coding sequences:
- the glyA gene encoding serine hydroxymethyltransferase gives MHALQSQDPEVFQSVHREVERQNDGFELIASENFVSPAVLQALGSPLTNKYAEGLPGKRYYGGCEEVDVVEDLARDRAKKLFGADWVNVQPHSGATANQAIYLAFMDPGDKLLGLDLAHGGHLTHGSPVNFSGKLYEAHFYGVEESGPLAGRIDMDHVRAKAKEVQPRMLSVGASAYSRDFDYAAMREIADEVGAILWVDMAHTAGLIAAGLLNDPLPHAHVVSTTTHKTLRGPRGGMLLVGKDAPSPSGATFRNGNAKSTGQDLDSAVFPGTIGGPLMHVIASKAVAFGEALKPEFTAYQQQTIANAQAMAEALLERGYGVVSGGTDNHLCLIDLRAKGVTGKDAEAWLGEADITVNKNMVPGDPESPFVTSGIRLGAPAMTTRGFDADDFRRVADLIDRVIASGGTEAEAVRGEVHAMTAEHPLYDIADLGLAPLAPEAA, from the coding sequence ATGCACGCGCTTCAGAGCCAGGATCCCGAGGTCTTCCAGTCCGTCCACCGCGAGGTGGAGCGGCAAAACGACGGCTTCGAACTGATCGCCTCCGAGAACTTCGTCAGCCCCGCCGTGCTCCAAGCGCTGGGCAGCCCGCTGACCAACAAGTACGCCGAGGGCTTGCCCGGCAAGCGCTACTACGGCGGCTGTGAAGAGGTGGACGTGGTGGAAGACCTCGCGCGAGACCGCGCCAAGAAGCTCTTCGGCGCCGACTGGGTGAACGTGCAGCCGCACTCCGGCGCGACGGCCAACCAGGCCATCTACCTCGCGTTCATGGACCCGGGCGACAAGCTCCTCGGGCTCGACCTCGCGCACGGCGGCCACCTCACGCACGGCTCGCCGGTCAACTTCTCCGGCAAGCTCTACGAGGCGCACTTTTACGGCGTGGAGGAAAGCGGGCCTCTGGCGGGCCGCATCGACATGGACCACGTGCGCGCCAAGGCCAAGGAGGTGCAGCCCCGGATGCTCAGCGTTGGCGCGAGCGCGTACAGCCGCGACTTCGACTACGCCGCCATGCGCGAGATCGCCGACGAGGTCGGTGCGATTCTGTGGGTGGACATGGCGCACACCGCCGGACTCATCGCCGCTGGCCTGCTCAACGACCCGCTACCGCACGCGCACGTTGTCAGCACGACGACGCACAAAACGCTCCGCGGACCGCGCGGCGGGATGCTCCTCGTGGGCAAGGACGCGCCCTCGCCCTCTGGTGCCACGTTCCGCAACGGGAACGCGAAAAGCACAGGCCAAGACTTGGACAGCGCCGTTTTCCCAGGGACGATCGGCGGGCCGCTGATGCACGTGATCGCGTCCAAGGCCGTCGCCTTTGGCGAGGCGCTCAAGCCGGAGTTCACAGCCTACCAGCAGCAGACCATCGCGAACGCGCAGGCCATGGCCGAGGCACTGTTGGAGCGCGGCTATGGCGTCGTGAGCGGCGGAACGGACAACCACCTCTGCCTGATCGACCTCCGTGCCAAGGGCGTGACCGGCAAGGACGCCGAGGCTTGGCTAGGCGAGGCCGACATCACGGTCAACAAGAACATGGTCCCCGGCGACCCCGAGAGCCCGTTCGTCACCAGCGGCATCCGCCTCGGCGCCCCCGCGATGACCACGCGCGGCTTCGACGCCGACGACTTCCGCCGCGTGGCGGACCTCATCGACCGCGTGATCGCCTCTGGCGGGACGGAAGCCGAGGCCGTGCGCGGCGAGGTCCACGCCATGACTGCCGAGCACCCGCTCTACGACATCGCCGACCTGGGCCTCGCGCCTCTGGCGCCAGAGGCGGCGTAG
- a CDS encoding DUF4159 domain-containing protein — protein sequence MRSAFLVVLFASGALLAPQARAQSEGAISIARVQYGGGGDWYSGDPLPTLIEYARRHALLDISPEPATVELTSDRLFLHPFLFLNGHGNIAISEEEAGRLRRYLTSGGFLYVNDDYGMDEALRRELAKVFPEQELTPLAASHPIYSAHFRFPDGLPKIHEHDGEAAQGLGLFHEGRLVVFYAYQSDLADGWEPEGVHPDPPEVRERALQMGVNLLVYAMTQGVDS from the coding sequence ATGCGATCCGCTTTCCTCGTCGTGCTCTTCGCCTCTGGCGCCTTGCTCGCGCCCCAGGCGCGCGCCCAGTCCGAGGGCGCGATCTCCATCGCGCGCGTCCAGTACGGCGGCGGCGGGGACTGGTACTCCGGGGACCCGCTGCCGACGCTGATCGAGTACGCGAGGCGCCACGCGCTGCTCGACATTTCGCCTGAGCCCGCGACCGTCGAGTTAACGAGCGACCGGCTGTTTCTCCACCCGTTCCTGTTCCTCAACGGCCACGGCAACATCGCCATCTCCGAAGAAGAGGCCGGGCGCCTGCGGCGCTACCTCACGTCCGGCGGCTTCCTCTACGTCAACGACGACTACGGCATGGACGAGGCGCTGCGCCGCGAACTCGCCAAGGTCTTCCCCGAGCAGGAACTGACGCCTCTGGCGGCGTCGCACCCGATCTACTCCGCGCACTTCCGCTTCCCGGACGGCCTGCCCAAGATCCACGAGCACGACGGCGAGGCCGCGCAAGGCCTTGGTCTGTTCCACGAGGGGCGCCTCGTCGTCTTCTACGCCTACCAAAGCGACCTCGCCGACGGGTGGGAGCCCGAGGGCGTCCACCCGGACCCGCCCGAGGTCCGCGAGCGCGCGCTCCAGATGGGCGTCAACCTCCTCGTCTACGCGATGACGCAGGGTGTGGACAGCTGA
- a CDS encoding DUF1028 domain-containing protein: protein MRFALLVCLAALVVSPLAGCADSAPPEAPAVSASGDSLVSTFSIVAVDTLTGEIGVAVQSKFPNVRSIVPWVEAGVGAVATQSFARLDYGREGLALMRSGARADVAMLVQLGVDPDPESRQVGMVDARGRAATWTGAGAFEWRGGTAGGDAIESFTNLAPEAGTMIVGEGYAAQGNILVSEATVQAMARTFEAAEGPLAKRLMEALVAGGAAGGDKRGEQSAALVVHQKGAGYDGSDTIVDISVYDHPTPLAELERLYALNDLYFTDSKPENMTEVTPAIAREIQEIWIARGFQYEGPADGVVDDEFQRILTDYMGWENYDLRIDEVSGVDLAAGETLYIDREVLEDIRAVFREGRYR from the coding sequence ATGCGCTTCGCTCTTCTGGTCTGCCTCGCCGCCCTCGTCGTTTCGCCTCTGGCGGGATGTGCCGACTCCGCGCCGCCAGAGGCGCCCGCCGTGTCTGCCTCTGGCGACTCGCTCGTGTCCACGTTCTCGATCGTGGCCGTGGACACGCTGACGGGCGAGATCGGCGTGGCGGTCCAATCGAAGTTTCCCAACGTGCGCTCGATCGTGCCGTGGGTGGAGGCGGGCGTGGGCGCCGTCGCCACGCAGAGCTTCGCGCGGCTGGACTACGGCCGCGAAGGCCTGGCACTGATGCGCAGCGGCGCACGCGCCGACGTAGCCATGCTCGTCCAACTCGGCGTAGACCCCGACCCCGAGAGCCGGCAGGTCGGCATGGTGGACGCCAGAGGCCGCGCGGCGACGTGGACCGGCGCCGGCGCGTTCGAGTGGCGTGGCGGCACCGCTGGCGGCGACGCTATTGAGTCCTTCACCAACCTCGCGCCAGAAGCCGGGACGATGATCGTCGGCGAGGGCTACGCGGCGCAGGGCAACATCTTGGTCAGCGAGGCGACCGTGCAGGCGATGGCCCGCACGTTCGAGGCCGCTGAGGGGCCTCTGGCGAAGCGGCTCATGGAGGCGCTCGTGGCCGGCGGCGCGGCGGGCGGCGACAAGCGCGGCGAGCAGAGCGCGGCGCTCGTGGTGCATCAGAAGGGCGCGGGCTACGACGGATCAGACACCATCGTGGACATCTCGGTCTACGACCACCCGACGCCTCTGGCGGAGCTGGAGCGGCTCTACGCGCTCAACGACCTGTACTTCACCGACTCGAAGCCGGAGAACATGACCGAGGTCACGCCTGCCATCGCACGCGAGATCCAGGAGATCTGGATCGCCAGAGGCTTCCAGTACGAAGGACCGGCGGATGGCGTGGTCGACGACGAGTTCCAGCGCATCCTGACGGACTATATGGGCTGGGAGAACTACGACCTCCGCATCGATGAGGTGTCGGGCGTGGACCTCGCCGCTGGTGAGACGCTGTACATCGACCGCGAGGTGCTGGAGGACATCCGGGCGGTCTTCCGCGAGGGCCGCTACCGATAG
- a CDS encoding aminotransferase class IV, with product MPPRPAASGGRGSPARGHMLQQFDERNRDLIVNINGDLVHRDKAGISPFDSLVQGGDGVWEGLRLYDGKIFRLEEHLRRLHDSARIIAIEDIPSRDAIVEEIRRTLEANNMTDGVHIRLTLSRGTKITSGMDPRLNQAGPTLIVLAEFKAPVYGKTGLRLATSSVRRFPPDCLDPKIHSNNLLQSILAKIEANASGADSALLLDREGFIAECNGTHVFLVRDGAVLTSTTDACPEGITRETVLGLCRANGIPYHVGRYSLAEAYRADEMFCTGTMGELAAVTTLDGRTIGSGSVGPMTQRLTELFMAEVQASGVRVVEG from the coding sequence TTGCCGCCCCGCCCCGCCGCTTCTGGCGGGCGCGGCTCACCCGCCAGAGGCCACATGCTCCAGCAGTTCGACGAGCGCAACCGCGACCTGATCGTCAACATCAACGGCGACCTCGTCCACCGCGACAAGGCCGGCATCTCCCCCTTCGACTCCCTCGTGCAGGGCGGCGACGGCGTCTGGGAGGGCCTGCGCCTCTACGACGGCAAGATCTTCCGCTTGGAGGAGCATCTGCGGCGCCTGCACGATTCGGCGCGCATCATCGCCATCGAGGACATCCCGAGCCGCGACGCCATCGTGGAGGAGATCCGCCGCACGCTGGAGGCCAACAACATGACCGATGGCGTGCACATCCGGCTCACGCTCTCGCGCGGGACCAAAATCACGAGCGGCATGGACCCGCGCCTCAACCAGGCCGGCCCGACGCTCATCGTCCTCGCGGAGTTCAAAGCGCCCGTCTACGGCAAGACCGGACTGCGGCTCGCGACCTCGTCCGTGCGGCGCTTCCCGCCGGACTGCCTGGACCCGAAGATCCACTCCAACAACCTGCTCCAGAGCATCCTCGCCAAGATCGAAGCCAACGCCTCTGGCGCCGACTCGGCGCTGCTGCTGGACCGCGAGGGCTTTATCGCCGAGTGCAACGGCACGCACGTCTTTCTCGTCCGCGACGGCGCCGTGCTCACCAGCACGACCGACGCCTGCCCCGAGGGGATCACGCGCGAGACGGTCCTGGGCCTTTGCCGGGCGAATGGCATCCCGTATCACGTGGGGCGCTACTCGCTCGCCGAGGCCTACCGCGCCGACGAGATGTTCTGCACCGGCACGATGGGCGAGCTCGCCGCCGTGACCACGCTCGACGGCCGCACGATTGGCAGCGGCAGCGTCGGCCCGATGACCCAGCGCCTGACCGAGCTGTTCATGGCCGAAGTCCAGGCCTCTGGCGTGCGTGTGGTGGAGGGATAG
- a CDS encoding lysophospholipid acyltransferase family protein: MSFSTPPRSLASRLWFAWTMLVYVLFTPPYWVPWMLAMRLRPTARTFWRWFRGWDHVVFTLCGFRLRTVREGASGAEVGPAVYVANHQAMLDIPALILAMDAPFVFVARGSLRRVPLVAGILRQSRCVFLDRTASGTERALDESAERLGAGESVLFFPEGTRSFDGRLKSFYPSAFRLAIRAGVPIVPVALGGTHQLLDEKARTARPGLVHVRIGAPLHALPDENAGSLSARAHAEVERLLALAAPEAVPAEASGA; this comes from the coding sequence ATGTCGTTCTCTACCCCACCCCGCTCGCTCGCCTCGCGCCTGTGGTTCGCGTGGACCATGCTCGTCTACGTGCTCTTTACGCCCCCGTACTGGGTGCCGTGGATGCTCGCGATGCGCCTGCGCCCGACGGCGCGGACGTTCTGGCGCTGGTTCCGCGGGTGGGACCACGTGGTGTTCACGCTCTGCGGCTTCCGCCTGCGGACCGTCCGCGAGGGCGCCTCTGGCGCCGAGGTCGGCCCGGCGGTCTACGTCGCCAACCACCAAGCGATGCTGGACATCCCGGCGCTGATCCTCGCGATGGACGCGCCGTTCGTGTTCGTCGCCAGAGGCAGCCTGCGCCGCGTGCCGCTCGTGGCCGGCATCTTGCGGCAGTCGCGGTGCGTGTTCCTGGACCGCACCGCCAGCGGCACGGAGCGGGCGCTGGACGAGTCCGCCGAGCGCCTGGGTGCGGGCGAGAGCGTGCTGTTCTTCCCCGAGGGCACGCGCAGCTTTGACGGCCGGCTCAAGAGCTTTTACCCCAGCGCCTTCCGCCTCGCGATCCGCGCAGGCGTTCCCATCGTGCCCGTCGCGCTTGGCGGCACGCACCAGCTGTTGGACGAGAAGGCGCGGACCGCCCGGCCCGGCCTCGTCCACGTCCGCATCGGCGCGCCCCTCCACGCGTTGCCGGATGAGAACGCGGGCTCGCTGAGCGCCCGCGCGCACGCCGAGGTGGAGCGCCTGCTCGCGCTCGCCGCGCCAGAAGCCGTGCCTGCCGAAGCCTCTGGCGCTTAG
- a CDS encoding sterol desaturase family protein, which translates to MLRFLLLVLASFAVTEVAAYVLHRWVFHGVLWRIHRTHHDPEHGHGHGVFEANDLFSLGFAALSLGLMWVGREAPLASAAFAWGTGIAVYGLLYFVLHDLYAHRRFMPFKTKNPAAQAVKRAHGRHHQSFSQEGQEPYGLFLFPPSMGRRMKRRRDAV; encoded by the coding sequence GTGCTCCGCTTTCTGCTCCTCGTCCTCGCCTCCTTTGCCGTCACCGAGGTGGCCGCCTACGTCCTGCACCGGTGGGTTTTCCACGGCGTCCTCTGGCGCATCCACCGGACGCACCACGACCCCGAACACGGTCACGGGCACGGCGTGTTCGAGGCCAACGACCTGTTCTCGCTCGGCTTCGCGGCGCTCTCGCTGGGCTTGATGTGGGTGGGCCGAGAAGCGCCCCTGGCGAGTGCGGCGTTCGCGTGGGGGACCGGAATTGCCGTGTACGGCCTGCTGTACTTCGTCTTGCACGACCTCTACGCGCACCGGCGGTTCATGCCCTTCAAGACGAAGAACCCAGCGGCCCAGGCGGTCAAGCGTGCGCACGGGCGGCATCACCAATCGTTTTCCCAGGAAGGGCAGGAGCCGTACGGCTTGTTCCTCTTCCCACCCAGCATGGGCCGCCGCATGAAGCGCCGCCGGGACGCGGTGTGA
- a CDS encoding peptide chain release factor family protein codes for MLIDLSSDALLANCDVETLAAGTKGGQRANKVETGVRLTHRPTGIVVTARRSRSQFRNKSIAVQRLREQLEERARPVKVRKATRPTKGSKRRRLEAKKKRSEKKDRRNWRPE; via the coding sequence ATGCTTATCGACCTCTCCTCCGACGCCCTCCTCGCCAACTGCGACGTGGAAACCCTCGCCGCCGGCACGAAAGGCGGGCAGCGGGCGAACAAGGTCGAGACCGGCGTCCGGCTCACGCACCGCCCGACCGGCATCGTCGTCACGGCGCGGCGCAGCCGGAGCCAGTTCCGCAACAAGTCCATCGCCGTGCAGCGTCTGCGCGAGCAGTTGGAGGAGCGCGCGCGGCCCGTCAAGGTGCGCAAGGCCACGCGTCCCACGAAGGGCTCCAAGCGGAGGCGGTTGGAGGCAAAGAAGAAGCGCTCCGAGAAAAAGGACCGCCGCAACTGGCGGCCGGAGTAG
- a CDS encoding endonuclease → MPRFVVVLLLASGLWLSASGAEAQDQQVLFPGQIGAELRASIKAAYRPSSLTGDNDDLYSVVDRTTVDGVDGVIGVYTGLFVEFDCQPSCDPSQDVFNNNAGINQEHTFPRAELNGSSSHISESDLHNLFPTRVSVNADRGNFPFREIPDAQTTRWYRGSTATSTAPPEAERDEWSELRSGQSFEPREVHEGNVARAMFYMATVWDDVADLAWFSPQQEDLYAWHLADPVDQAEVDRSDRVAAFQRTASGAPAPNPFVVDSTLIRRAFFTVVANETAPEASGVTLALAGPNPFGAQTRVRVVARGVVRVSIIDALGREAKHLYEGPLAGDEATLTVSGDGLAPGLYLVRVVSETGTVTRRLVRTR, encoded by the coding sequence ATGCCCCGCTTCGTCGTCGTTCTCCTCCTCGCCAGCGGCCTGTGGCTCTCCGCCTCTGGCGCGGAGGCGCAGGACCAGCAGGTCCTCTTCCCCGGTCAGATCGGCGCCGAGTTGCGCGCCTCCATCAAGGCCGCCTACCGTCCGTCCTCGCTCACCGGGGACAACGACGACCTGTACTCGGTCGTGGACCGCACGACGGTGGACGGCGTGGACGGCGTGATCGGCGTCTACACCGGCTTGTTTGTCGAGTTCGACTGCCAGCCCTCGTGCGACCCTAGCCAGGACGTGTTCAACAACAACGCCGGGATCAACCAGGAGCACACGTTCCCACGCGCCGAGCTCAACGGGAGCAGCAGCCACATCTCCGAGAGCGACCTCCACAACCTCTTCCCGACGCGTGTGAGCGTCAACGCCGACCGCGGCAACTTCCCGTTCAGGGAGATCCCCGACGCGCAGACCACGCGCTGGTACCGCGGCTCCACAGCGACCTCCACGGCCCCGCCAGAGGCCGAGCGCGACGAGTGGAGCGAGCTCCGCAGTGGGCAGTCATTCGAACCCCGCGAGGTGCACGAGGGCAACGTCGCCCGCGCGATGTTCTACATGGCCACCGTCTGGGACGACGTAGCGGACCTCGCGTGGTTCTCGCCTCAGCAGGAGGACCTCTACGCGTGGCACCTCGCCGACCCTGTGGACCAGGCGGAGGTGGACCGCTCGGACCGCGTCGCGGCGTTCCAGCGCACCGCCTCTGGCGCCCCGGCGCCCAACCCGTTCGTCGTGGACTCCACGCTGATCCGGCGGGCGTTCTTTACCGTCGTGGCGAACGAGACCGCGCCAGAGGCCTCTGGCGTAACGCTCGCGCTTGCAGGCCCCAACCCGTTCGGTGCGCAGACGCGCGTTCGCGTCGTCGCCAGGGGCGTGGTGCGCGTGAGCATCATCGACGCGCTCGGCCGCGAAGCCAAGCACCTCTACGAGGGTCCCCTCGCGGGCGACGAGGCCACCCTGACCGTTTCCGGGGATGGCCTCGCGCCGGGCCTTTACCTCGTGCGGGTCGTCTCGGAGACGGGCACCGTTACGCGTCGGCTCGTCCGGACCCGGTAA
- a CDS encoding MFS domain-containing histidine kinase, translating into MRVYLPISLNPFLGEADHDVIVLRTLRLALCLCLGLIPAFGVAFAVGGVFDVLWIRAVATCATGLTLALTYSSKRAQARPLPLLAAYLGGLLVWIGMMAYSSRLMPEVAVGFLFTLFAAGSLLGASVRRVRPLAWYLAVCSIGTVGIGLAVPNPLSDVGVFVLSASATCMVLIIMAYARIREQNAREERDRTLQESEQLALMGSWSHDLRTTRRKWSDGMYRVVGIPPHPGEPPQVIDFVTPQDRSILTDDEERLLRGEAMTVDHRYSICRADGSPRRIHSIVRMITREDGRPLRLVGVAMDITEQAEREEELEQARAAAEDAAALQKSILANMSHEIRTPLTAVIGYSQLLEEEAGDDLRELIVPIRNGGERLLNTLNSVLDLARMEAGQLRINAEPLDVTQEVRTVAGLLQQQAARRGLGLTVEAPEAPLFALADTHALGRSLTNLISNAIKFTAEGSVTVRVACERTSVRIDVADTGRGMSPEFQALLFEPFRQESTGSARSHEGTGLGLTITRRLIDAMGGTISFESEEGIGTTFSILLPAAPPPAQEPAAWIALPAGTRASGEAPEVPRLSPEARPDGHGLWRNPPPGLTGSGRADA; encoded by the coding sequence GTGCGCGTCTACCTCCCCATCTCGCTCAATCCCTTTCTGGGAGAGGCCGATCACGACGTGATCGTCTTGAGGACGTTGCGGCTGGCGCTGTGCCTGTGCCTCGGCCTTATTCCGGCGTTCGGGGTCGCCTTCGCCGTTGGGGGCGTGTTCGACGTGTTGTGGATTCGCGCGGTCGCGACCTGCGCGACCGGCCTCACCCTGGCGCTGACGTATTCGAGCAAGCGCGCCCAAGCGCGCCCACTCCCACTTTTGGCGGCCTATCTCGGTGGCTTGTTGGTGTGGATCGGCATGATGGCGTATTCCAGCCGCCTGATGCCAGAAGTGGCGGTAGGCTTCCTCTTCACGCTGTTCGCTGCCGGCTCGCTGCTCGGCGCCTCGGTCCGGAGGGTGCGGCCTCTGGCGTGGTACCTGGCGGTTTGCAGCATCGGGACCGTGGGGATAGGCCTCGCGGTGCCGAACCCTTTGAGCGATGTGGGGGTGTTCGTGCTGAGCGCCTCCGCGACGTGCATGGTGCTGATCATCATGGCGTACGCCCGCATCCGCGAACAAAACGCGCGGGAGGAGCGCGACCGGACGCTGCAGGAATCGGAGCAGCTCGCGCTGATGGGAAGCTGGAGCCACGATCTGCGGACCACCCGCCGCAAATGGTCCGACGGCATGTACCGCGTGGTCGGCATCCCGCCGCATCCGGGCGAGCCACCGCAGGTAATCGACTTCGTCACGCCTCAGGACCGCTCCATCCTCACTGACGACGAGGAGCGGCTGCTGCGAGGCGAGGCGATGACCGTGGACCACCGGTACTCCATCTGCCGGGCAGACGGGAGCCCGCGCCGCATCCATTCCATCGTGCGCATGATCACGCGGGAGGACGGGCGCCCGCTCCGGCTTGTCGGCGTGGCGATGGACATCACGGAGCAGGCGGAGCGCGAGGAGGAACTGGAGCAGGCCCGCGCCGCAGCCGAAGACGCGGCGGCGCTCCAGAAGTCGATCCTCGCCAACATGAGCCATGAGATCCGCACGCCGCTTACGGCCGTAATCGGCTACTCCCAGCTTTTAGAGGAAGAGGCGGGAGACGACCTCCGAGAGCTCATTGTGCCGATCCGGAACGGCGGCGAGCGCCTGCTCAACACGCTGAACTCCGTTCTCGACCTCGCTCGGATGGAGGCCGGGCAGCTGCGCATCAACGCCGAGCCTCTCGATGTAACCCAGGAGGTTCGAACGGTTGCGGGGCTGCTCCAGCAGCAGGCGGCGCGCCGGGGGTTAGGGCTGACCGTGGAGGCGCCAGAGGCCCCGCTCTTTGCCCTCGCCGACACCCACGCGCTGGGCCGGTCGCTAACAAACCTGATCTCGAACGCGATCAAGTTCACGGCCGAGGGGTCGGTGACCGTCCGCGTGGCGTGCGAGCGGACAAGCGTCCGCATCGATGTCGCCGACACCGGTCGGGGAATGTCGCCGGAGTTCCAGGCGCTGCTGTTCGAGCCGTTCCGGCAGGAGTCCACCGGCTCGGCGCGCAGCCACGAAGGAACCGGCCTCGGCCTCACCATCACGCGGCGCCTGATCGACGCCATGGGCGGCACGATCTCGTTCGAGAGCGAGGAAGGGATCGGGACCACGTTCTCGATCCTGCTGCCTGCCGCGCCGCCGCCAGCGCAGGAGCCCGCGGCCTGGATCGCGCTCCCCGCCGGAACGCGCGCCTCTGGCGAGGCGCCAGAGGTCCCTCGCCTGTCGCCAGAGGCGCGCCCAGATGGACACGGCCTCTGGCGAAATCCGCCTCCCGGCCTTACCGGGTCCGGACGAGCCGACGCGTAA
- a CDS encoding dihydrofolate reductase — translation MNESTQDTSPQAAPEASGAEARATARPEVVVIAAVAEAPGTESDRLIGDGLELPWHLPVDFRRFKTLTTGHPLIMGRKTFESLLHQNGGPLPNRENVVLTRHPTRVDHPGIHVYGSLPLALEAFADAERVFIGGGAGVYGSVLEDGLADRLELTLVEGEFSGDTYFPPYRHLLEENGGPFELAERQKHPAADGRPAFRFDTYVRR, via the coding sequence ATGAACGAGTCCACTCAAGACACCTCCCCGCAGGCTGCGCCAGAGGCCTCTGGCGCGGAAGCGAGAGCCACGGCGCGCCCCGAGGTCGTCGTGATCGCCGCTGTGGCGGAAGCGCCGGGGACCGAGAGCGACCGCCTGATCGGTGACGGGCTGGAGCTGCCGTGGCACCTCCCGGTGGACTTCCGGCGCTTTAAAACGCTCACGACCGGCCACCCGCTCATCATGGGTCGCAAGACGTTCGAGAGCTTGCTCCACCAAAACGGCGGGCCGCTCCCCAACCGCGAGAACGTAGTTCTCACGCGCCACCCGACACGCGTAGACCACCCGGGCATCCACGTCTACGGCTCGCTACCTCTGGCGCTGGAGGCGTTCGCGGATGCAGAGCGGGTGTTTATCGGCGGCGGCGCGGGCGTCTACGGCTCGGTCCTGGAAGACGGCTTGGCCGACCGGCTGGAACTGACGCTCGTGGAAGGGGAGTTTTCTGGTGACACGTACTTCCCGCCGTACCGGCATCTGCTGGAAGAAAACGGTGGCCCGTTCGAGCTCGCGGAGCGGCAAAAGCACCCGGCGGCTGACGGACGGCCGGCTTTCCGCTTCGACACGTACGTGCGCCGATAA
- the thyA gene encoding thymidylate synthase gives MPAVAEPETTTTGAEEAYLALVRRVLERGVRKENRTGTDTLSSFGEHYTVDLAEGYPLLTTKKVYFSSMLREVIWYLSGADHIRELRQHTKIWDAWADDAGDLQTAYGRFWRRFPVPASGVALGDERWADASHPDVTQEADGSLSFDQIGYVIRELRRNPMSRRLVVSAWHPANAAVSRLPPCHFAFVLNVTPAADGGPAFLNGHLSQRSADLALGVPFNLACYSFLIHAIAGMTGLRPGRFAHALVDAHIYVNHVDGLREQLTRTPRPAPTLSIAPLADGSPRGLDDLRFEDVALHGYSPDPAIKFEVAV, from the coding sequence ATGCCCGCCGTCGCAGAGCCCGAGACCACCACCACAGGCGCCGAGGAGGCCTACCTCGCGCTCGTCCGCCGCGTGCTGGAGCGCGGCGTGCGCAAAGAGAACCGGACGGGGACCGACACGCTCTCGTCGTTCGGCGAGCACTACACCGTCGATCTCGCCGAGGGCTACCCGCTGCTGACCACCAAGAAGGTCTACTTCTCGTCGATGCTGCGCGAGGTGATCTGGTACCTCTCGGGTGCGGACCACATCCGCGAGCTCCGCCAGCACACCAAGATCTGGGACGCCTGGGCCGACGACGCCGGCGACCTCCAGACCGCCTACGGCCGCTTCTGGCGCCGCTTTCCCGTCCCGGCCTCTGGCGTCGCGCTGGGCGACGAACGGTGGGCCGATGCCAGCCACCCCGACGTGACGCAAGAGGCCGACGGCTCGCTCTCGTTCGATCAGATCGGCTACGTGATCCGCGAGCTCCGCCGCAACCCAATGTCTCGGCGGCTCGTCGTCAGCGCGTGGCACCCCGCGAACGCGGCTGTGAGCCGCCTGCCGCCGTGCCACTTCGCCTTCGTGCTCAACGTGACGCCAGCGGCGGATGGAGGCCCGGCGTTCCTCAACGGGCACCTCTCGCAGCGCTCCGCCGATCTCGCGCTCGGCGTGCCGTTCAACCTCGCCTGCTACAGCTTCCTCATCCACGCGATTGCGGGCATGACCGGCCTGCGGCCCGGCCGCTTTGCGCACGCGCTCGTGGACGCGCACATTTACGTCAATCACGTGGACGGCCTGCGCGAGCAACTCACCCGCACGCCGCGTCCGGCGCCCACGCTTTCCATCGCGCCTCTGGCGGACGGCTCGCCGCGCGGCCTGGACGATCTCCGCTTCGAAGACGTCGCGCTTCACGGATACAGCCCGGACCCAGCCATCAAATTCGAGGTCGCCGTATGA